The Periplaneta americana isolate PAMFEO1 chromosome 2, P.americana_PAMFEO1_priV1, whole genome shotgun sequence genome has a window encoding:
- the LOC138690944 gene encoding zinc finger protein 728-like → MEVIKTEPEIDPLVMHNDNGNEGEGVPLSTIGNFLKVNVSKIKVEPSEVNYSVVSNIKVEENEDPTLCLLTKFEADDESWSFDAIKKEPMPNVTKEDAHFTDRSIQQHWHEVVESREFDVYEKSVQHYEMVVGTQTHQPYQFDGNSPAHYHKCAHCDEDFATLQLLKQHRRIIHPGQKPFKCDICVKAFTRLQYLKHHKLLHSGEKFVQCDVCGKKFTSNSDFTQHARVHSKDKAYKCDICSKNFWLKSRLEYHIVMHMQEKPYTCEICGKGFVQSHCLKQHVFIHTLEKAFKCDICGKTFRQSSGLRQHVRFHVVDKLFKCDLCGKDFKTTSCLKEHVRVHTGEKPFECARCGKNFRQLTGLRYHMRIHTGEKPFKCDICGKEFIQSIHLKEHLRIGPKQKPLKCDVCSIEFKYPKCLKYHVGLHNRELLFKCKLCNKIFKTKKYLTVHVRSHSSKKSVK, encoded by the exons ATGGAAGTGATTAAAACAGAACCTGAGATAGATCCATTGGTTATGCATAATGACAATGGAAATGAGGGAGAAGGAGTACCCCTATCGACG ATAGGGAATTTCTTGAAGGTGAATGTGAGTAAGATTAAAGTGGAACCTTCTGAAGTGAATTACAGTGTTGTATCTAACATCAAAGTTGAGGAAAATGAAGATCCTACCTTATGTCTGTTGACGAAGTTTGAAGCTGAT GACGAATCATGGAGTTTTGATGCAATAAAAAAGGAACCAATGCCGAATGTTACAAAAGAGGATGCTCATTTCACTGACAG GTCTATCCAGCAGCATTGGCATGAAGTTGTGGAAAGCCGAGAGTTTGATGTCTATGAGAAATCTGTGCAACACTATGAAATGGTCGTGGGCACACAAACGCACCAGCCTTATCAATTTGATGGGAATTCACCAGCCCATTACCATAAGTGCGCACATTGTGACGAAGATTTCGCCACATTACAGCTTTTGAAGCAACACAGACGTATTATTCATCCAGGAcagaagcctttcaaatgcgacATTTGTGTGAAGGCTTTTACACGGTTACAATATCTGAAACATCATAAGCTTTTACATTCAGGGGAGAAGTTCGTCCAGTGTGACGTTTGTGGGAAGAAATTTACAAGTAATAGCGATTTTACACAACATGCGAGAGTACACAGTAAAGACAAAGCATATAAATGTGACATTTGCTCCAAGAACTTCTGGCTTAAGAGTCGTTTAGAATATCACATAGTGATGCACATGCAAGAAAAACCATATACATGTGAGATTTGTGGTAAAGGTTTCGTACAATCGCATTGTCTGAAGCAACACGTGTTCATCCACACATTAGAGAAAGCCTTCAAATGCGACATCTGCGGCAAGACCTTCAGACAGTCGAGTGGTTTGCGGCAGCATGTACGTTTTCACGTGGTGGACAAGCTCTTCAAATGCGACCTGTGTGGTAAGGACTTCAAAACGACGAGTTGTCTGAAAGAACACGTGCGAGTTCATACAGGGGAAAAACCCTTTGAATGCGCCAGATGTGGCAAGAACTTCAGACAGCTGACTGGGTTGAGATATCACATGCGGATTCACACTGGGGAAAAGCCCTTTAAATGCGACATCTGCGGGAAGGAATTCATTCAGTCCATTCATTTGAAAGAACACTTACGGATTGGCCCTAAGCAGAAGCCTTTGAAGTGCGACGTATGTAGTATAGAATTTAAATACCCAAAGTGTCTGAAGTATCATGTTGGTCTTCATAATAGAGAACTGCTCTTCAAATGCAAATTGTGTAACAAAATCTTTAAGACTAAGAAATATTTGACAGTTCATGTGCGGTCACATTCTAGTAAGAAGTCTGTCAAGTGA